One window of the Ammospiza caudacuta isolate bAmmCau1 chromosome 9, bAmmCau1.pri, whole genome shotgun sequence genome contains the following:
- the LCOR gene encoding ligand-dependent corepressor, which yields MQRMIRQFAAEYTSKNSSTQDSSQPNSTKNQSLLKASLVASSPTAATAQNPVLSKLLMADQDSPLDLTVRKSQSEPSEQDGVLDLSTKKSPCAGSTSLSHSPGCSSTSGNGRPGRPSQHHPEGLQSGDGVPPRSLQDGTREGYGHSTSLKVPLARSLQISEELLSRNQFSAAASHGPSGLQNHGQHLILSREASWAKPHYEFNFSRMKFRGNGALSNISDLPFLTENSAFQKMALQTKQDGKKDVSHSSPVDLKIPQVRGMDLSWESRTGDQFSYSSLVMGSQTESALSKKLRAILPKQNRRSLLDAGPDSWGSDAEQSTSGQPYPTSDQEGDPGSKQPRKKRGRYRQYNSEILEEAISVVMSGKMSVSKAQSIYGIPHSTLEYKVKERLGTLKNPPKKKMKLMRSEGQDVSVKIELDPQGEAAQSANELKDE from the exons ATGCAGCGAATGATCCGACAGTTTGCTGCTGAATATACCTCAAAAAATAGCTCTACTCAGGACTCCAGCCAGCCCAATAGCACAAAGAACCAAAGCCTGCTGAAAGCATCTCTGGTCGCCTCCTCTCCCACGGCTGCAACTGCTCAGAACCCTGTGCTCAGCAAACTGCTCATGGCTGACCAAGACTCACCTCTGGACCTTACTGTCAGAAAGTCTCAGTCAGAACCTAGTGAACAAG ACGGTGTGCTTGATTTATCCACTAAGAAGAGTCcttgtgctggcagcacctcTCTGAGTCACTCTCCAGGGTGCTCTAGTACCTCGGGAAATGG GCGACCTGGGAGACCCAGCCAGCACCATCCGGAGGGACTACAGAGTGGTGATGGGGTACCTCCAAGAAGCTTGCAGGATGGAACCAGGGAAGGTTATGGCCACTCCACATCTCTTAAAGTACCGCTGGCTCGATCACTCCAGATTAGTGAAGAACTGCTGAGCAGAAACCAgttctctgcagctgccagccaTGGGCCATCTGGACTACAGAATCATGGACAGCACTTAATATTATCCAGGGAGGCTTCTTGGGCAAAACCACACTACGAATTCAATTTCAGCCGCATGAAATTCAGGGGAAACGGTGCACTCAGCAACATCAGTGACCTTCCTTTTCTTACAGAAAACTCTGCCTTTCAAAAAATGGCACTTCAAACTAAGCAGGATGGGAAAAAGGACGTGAGCCATTCATCTCCTGTGGATTTAAAGATACCACAAGTTCGAGGCATGGACCTTTCATGGGAGTCCCGCACTGGTGACCAGTTCAGCTATAGCTCTTTGGTAATGGGTTCACAAACGGAGAGCGCGCTTAGCAAAAAGTTAAGGGCTATCCTTCCAAAACAAAATAGGAGAAGTTTGCTGGATGCTGGACCAGATTCCTGGGGCTCAGATGCTGAGCAGTCTACCTCTGGACAGCCATATCCCACCTCAGATCAAGAGGGAGATCCTGGCTCCAAGCAACCTAGGAAGAAAAGAGGGAGATACAGACAGTACAACAGCGAGATACTGGAGGAAGCAATCTCTGTGGTTATGAGCGGGAAAATGAGTGTTTCCAAAGCTCAGAGTATTTATGGGATCCCCCACAGTACACTGGAGTACAAAGTTAAAGAGAGGCTGGGCACTTTGAAAAACcctccaaagaaaaaaatgaaattaatgagGTCGGAGGGGCAGGATGTTTCAGTAAAGATTGAATTAGATCCCCAGGGAGAAGCAGCACAAAGTGCGAATGAATTGAAGGATGAATAG